The Gigantopelta aegis isolate Gae_Host chromosome 3, Gae_host_genome, whole genome shotgun sequence genome segment ttaaatatacagacactgatattctaaacaaaaaaatatatgtaatatgtaagtttaatcgtagaaatatttcattagtcggaaatatcttacaatgcagcaaactcaggaatgtccctttaataacaatatagcaggtcaaaagaaatatgtccaGCTGAGAAAAATATGTCCTGCTTGAAAATACAGCATGAGGGCAGGGCTTGGGACAGTGTGCGAAGCGTAAGGACCGCTGAGatatattttagagcattacGAAATTAAAATGTAGGGGAATCATGAGCTAAACAGCAGACTAGATAACCGTGCATACATCTCTTTCTTGAAAAATTACCTGCAGGTGActtcctatttcgagccctgccgAACTGATGAATatgttattgttctcatgtTCAGCGACCGACCGATACAGAACATCACACAAACATGACCCTATTACAGTGCGTTTCCGTCGCTAGACtgcagagtacactgacagatACAGCTCGTACATCACAGGATGCTCCAGATCAGATACTTTAAGACTGCACTACAGATGCCTCTGCCGAGATCATTTTGAGTATAACtaacgtttgtttttgtttaacgacaccactagagcacattgatttattatcattggctattggatgtcaagcatttggtaattttgacatatagtttgagagaggaaacccgctacatgttttcattagtaacaaggtatcttttatatgcaccaccccacagacaggctgagggtagtacataccacagtcgttcatataccagtcgtgttgcactggctggaacgacaaatagcccaatgggcccaccgacggggattgatcctaaaccgaccacacatcaagcgagcgctttcccactgggctacgtcccacctctttACTGAACCAATGCAAGGGTGACAGGcaaggctatatatatatatatatatatatatatatatatatatatatatatatatatatatatatatatatatatatatatatatatatatatatatatatatactgaaggccaaaagaaactttaccattttcaatttggaatttaagaaaaaatgaattgtttttaaaaagtaactcaaTCCAAAATACATAgcccaaacacaacaataatgtatgcagaaaattataccCGCCCACTGCACGTTTTGGGTGGAACACAGAAAAGTGAAAAACTCGTGCACTATGAACAACAGCAATTGCACGTGCAATAAGGGTATAAAAACGGTTTAGACGGCATGTCAGACATccacacagataaaaaaaaaaaacccaccataggAATGCCACGACTGACACCAGAACAACGCGAGAGAGCCCTGGGTATGATACAGATGGGAGCTACTCATGCCCACATCGCCAGAACCTTCGGTTGTTCCCgtgttactgttacaaactTGATGCAACGCTACAGACAAACAGGGCAGACATCAGACAGGCCAAGAACAGGCAGACCCAGGGTGACTTCGCCCCGTGATGACCGGTACTTGCGTACCTTGCATCTACGAAATAGCTTCCtgacagtgacgtcatcagcaatGAATGCCTTAGGTCACAGGTTTAGTAGACCAGACAGTGGCCAGGCGACTCAGGACTCATGGAATAAGGGCTTACAGACCATATAGAGGACACTAATGCcgggctcagactaccaactgccacgacggagttggccaactcgaccgTTGCGTTGTATTTTGCCCAACTCGCCACTAACGACTGgtgcgctcagactaacaactaatcgtCGGCAATCCACCACGatcgtgacgtcatttgtatgACGTTGCATGCACACGTGATCAATGTAGATAAAACAGATGAGAATGGATATTATGCATGGTGTAGCCGCGGTCGCCATTGTCAGACTTCGCAGAAAACGGAGACTGAAGAGGAATGGTCAACCGTGGGCTAGGCCACATATTGTTGATCATGGGGAGCAAGGTGCTTTTGAAAACCTTCTCCCCATCCTTAGGCTTAAAGAGCCAACCCagtataataatgttttgagAATGCCGTCAGACATTTTTGACGTCCTTCTTGGATTAGTGACTCCCCTGATCACCAAGAAAGACACATCTTTCAGACCGGCAATTACCCCAGCTGAATGACTAGCAGTCACTATACGGTTTCTGGCTACCGGTAAGTAATTTGTTGCACCTGCTGTCACATACTGTTGTGTATCATGTATTATGAATTTTCTTAAAGTCGCATAATACCTGAAACTGTTTTAGtactttatttactttactatttaatttaagtacatgtatcaatatGTGTACACATACTTATAAATCATAAAAAGGCACACTTCAAATCacattgtataattattatatcatgCGTTATTGTTCAATATGTATCTGACAATCGCAACAGGAAATCATACACGTGAGTTGTGTGAACCTTCCCCAcccgaaacacacacacacacacacacacacacacacacacacacacacacacacacacacacagaacatggatggatggatggatagatagatagatagataggcgGTGATAAGTGGACTTTGTTCACAAGCAATAGTTTGCGTACCAATTGTCTCATTTTGTTCAGTGTACTGTTGTTATTTGTATAaattcaggatttttttttcaggagAAACGTACAAAAGCTTAAGTTGGCTTTTCCGAATTGGGGCAACAACGATCGGCGAATTCGTTCCTGAGGTCTGTGAAGCTATATACACTGTGCTCAAGAGCAAGTACATGAAGGTGAATCCTGTTcagtccattccttgacgtggtgagggggTTGTACGTCTCagtgacccagagagctatgccaCTAGGAGCTTTGGCTCCTGTTAGGGACACCCAAGCTTACTTGGTTAATGGGTAGAGTCTAGACAAATATGGATTAAGGATGAGGTAACCCTAACAAACCTCGAGTGGTGAAGTCAGGGGTATTGGGCCGCACGGCGCACTCTAATAGACTACAATGCCATGCACCAACAGCTTTTATGACTACATTTCTGACCAGAAGACTATTATTCATAGACACTGCTGGTCTCAATGTGTAGTCAAAAAGCGAACGAAATCAAAAAAACTTGTTTGTGCTAAAttaataacacaaataacaTAAACAGGCGGTAGCATTTATTAAAGGTAATTTACATTGTATACTAGTTAGATCAGATGAGTAACATTATTGTCATAGATATTGTagctgaaacaaaacaacataacatATTCGTTTCAAGCGTTTAcatcaacaaataaaaaatagttcataccccccccccccccccccccccatccttgTGAACATCACAACCATAGAACAATGAATTAAAATGCATCATGGGACTGCAGTAAGTAAAACATCTGTGAACATGAAACAATCTCTTTTAGCAGTTTTACATCTCAAGCATAGAGGTGAATGTCTGATTTCCATCAGATGGAGGACTGTTGATGGTGCCGTTTTCATAATTATACCAATTCTGTCTAAATCCATTGACCTGAGTAGTCGATGTAGAAGGCATGGTTTACATTCTGTATGACTGTGTTTGTGATGGTTCAACTTGTGATACTTGTGCTTATACATGATTATCCCATTTTCCCATATTTGCTCTGAATATAATCTGCTCTATTTCATTTTGCACGATCAGTAGTACCCTGCTGTCTGTAATCTTTCTTAATTTGCACCCCAGGTTTTTCAAATAAACTGTAATATCATCGTCTGGTTCCTTTTGCTTACTTGCCTCTATAGAGTTCTTCATTGCGACGAGTAGCTCTATCTCGGCCACTTCACTGTCTGTCCTACTTCGTTTTCGTTTGGATGTCTTCGGTGTACTACCATCTTCATTCACCTGCTTGCCACAGCTGTCGGACGTGACGGGTTTGTTCTTCCCCTTATTTTTTGCAGACTGTGTCGTTTTATCTGTCTCCTTGTCTTTATCCTCtctacccctgcgtgtgctgtaaccccaccgtggtgcaggggtgtaagattctctttgagaatggccaatacagcacaaaattgaagttttgagtgaaattcagtatccgtaaaattctgtgatgtttgtgtttttgcacagttctttacactgtttttgtttgtcttgaatttttatattgatgttgatcatcactttatttatttgcattaccatagtttgacacccaatagccgatgtatttttcgtgctggggtgtcgttaaacattcattcattcattcattcattcattaattcattatccTCTCTACAGTTGTCGCTATTGTTGGTCGAGTTGGCTTCATTAGTTTCCATGGTATTGTCCAATGCTCCAACCTCTTGCCCATTCTCACCATCATCgtaatcatcatcgtcgtcgatATCCGAGTAGCAGACTTCAGAGTTTTTTTTATGTCACTGTCAACATCAGACTgaaattataattgaaaaaacaaatgcaaataAACGTTTGTGTTCGTGGACATCCAATAACAAAAACGTATTATTCCTTTATTTACAGTGCCCAGGAAACCAAATGGAATGGAGGGAAAAGGCCAATCTATTTCAGAGCCGGTGGCAACTACCCAGCTGTTAGGGAGCTCTGGATGGAAAACATGTTACCCCCAGACCTCCAATTGGCTCAGGTTCAACGTTTTACAATTACAAGTCTACTTTCTCTATTGTGTTGATGGCTCTCGTTGATGCAGATTACAAATTTATGTGGGTTGATGTTGGTTGCAATGAAAGAATAAGCGATGGCGGAGTGTTTGAAGGTTGCAGCCTCCAGCAAGCGCTGGATCGGCGTTCATCCATGTTCCCTGATCCTGCACCATGTCCTGGAGACGAACGACCACTGAGCTACTATATCATAGCCGACGATGCTTTCCCGCTGCAAGAAAATCTGATGAAACCGTACTTGCACAAGGATATGATTCATGAACATCGCATTTTTAACTACAGGCTCTCTAGAGCACGACGGGTTGTGGAGAATGCTTTTGGCATTATGGCAAACCGCTTTCGAGTCTACTTCACAAAAATTGCACTTGAACCTTCGAAGGTAACGAAGATTGTCCTGGCAACGTACACACTACACAACCTGCTACGAGAGGAGATTGGAATAACAACTGGAGTAGCTGATGTTGAGGActttaacacacacaaagtCAGTGATGGTTCCTGGCGAAATGATCCTGTCTTGGCATAGGCCACACTTCCTTCGGGGACCAACAACACAACCCGTGCTAAGGCTCAACGGGAATACCTGGTCCAGTACGTCAACTCTCCAGCAGGCTCCGTGTCCTGGCAACAATCTATGATGTGATACTAGTTACAGTTATTATTGACATGTTTTCCAATTCAGTCtgacgttttgtttttaaagtgtattaaatattaatagtagtatGTTTATAGCACATAATTATGTACCAGATGCATTTCTTTTCTATGTGCTTATCTCACATTAAGAATGCTAATAAATACACAGTTTACAAAGTATAATAGTGTTCATTATGATATATACCTCATTGTCACATGATGTTGAAAAACTTTTCCTCTTCCACACATAAGGGCGAAGAAAGCTCAGGTTCTCCAGAATCCATTCCTGACGGTGCGTCTTCTTTGTGGCTGCACTCCCACTCTTTTGCTTGTCTGTTTTCAGATAACGAGAATACTGCGTACGTAAACTGTTTATCATACCACGATGAAAGAATTTTAAAACGCCCAGAAACTTTAGGCTGTAAGAAAACAAATCCTTTTCGCTGAGTAGTATTCCTGATAAAGTTAAATGCCGTATTTAACAAATATCCATGGATCTTCATTATTTGGAATATGTGACGTTTACACCACGATGTTGAGGTGGGGGGTGcatagggggaggggggggggggtcttgacCATAATGTTGGTTTATCTACCTACTGATATCGGTTGAGTGGCATTCATTGTTACAGTTTTGAGGTAATGCATCTACCTACTGATATCGGTTGAGTGGCATTCATTGTTACAGTTTTGAGGTAATGCATTTCCAAGGAATTGAATAAGCGGCTAATAAGACAAGACCAACATTAAAATCCCAGGTAATCTATATTGGAAAAGCATTCCAACGGAAAATCATTTGTATTAGcataacaatactttttaaataaataagtttaaaaacattccTCCCAGTAGACAAAATGGCATTTAAACAAGAATGGTACTGTTTTCGTATTTTTTCGAGGGAACAACTGCCCTCTGCTACCTCTAGTTACAGcccatgcgtgtgtgtgtgtgtgtgtgtggggggggggggggggggggggtgttacaaAATAGTGTGACGTACTTATGGATTCCTGCATagtaaatcatacttgctaatagtAACTTTGTATTACTTCGTAAAACATTTACTGTGTCTTCCATACAGAGATGACAACGTACATACCACATAAATCCTATGCcatttcagggccgtagctcggagtgtatgtgtatgtgtgtgtgtgtgtgtgtgtgtgtgtggtgggggagtagttaatagtctaaaactccttaaacggttattaagaaaaaaacaaattaagtttctataatttttttcgagggggggggggggggggggggggggagagagagttTCTATGGCCCTAAAATGGCATAATATTTACGTGGCCCTgcatttgaaatgaaattttacaAAGAGTTGgatcatacacaataaaacagattGAACAGTACGTACGGGTCGTTCCAAAATGTTGCGCAATCTCCCAAATTGCTGCATACTTTTGGTTTCTTTTAGAATAGTTCTTTGAAAATGTGTTGTATAACACAGGGTAGGAACGCCACATTTCCACCATTTCCTCTTCTTTTAAGTTGTCCGCCATGTTTACTTTTTGTGGATGTTGTCACATGGCCAACGTGCTGCGctgtggttggttggttggttgattgccGACGTCCCAGTTGAGTTGGGAATACGCTCAGACTGCCAACTGGCCGTCGGGTTGAGTTGTAGTTAgcgctcagactaccaactaaAGTTGGGCCCGATTCATTTTTGGAATCGGATAAAACTGCGTCTTAGGActagaatcgagttgtaagagcgctcagacttgCAACTGAAAAGTCGTAGAAGTCTTTAGCTCtgtgagttggccaactccgtcgtggcagttggtagtctaagcCCGGCATTACTGACACCACAACATCGTCGTTTGAGATTGACATGGGCTAGGACTGTACGACGTTGGCAGCGACGTGATTGGCTGCGGGTTCTTTTCACTGATGAAAGCCGGTTCTGTTTGTTCAGAGTTGATGGAAGACAGCGTGTGTACCGCCGTAGGGGAGAACGAGTGGCGGCTTGTTGCGTTTAGGAGGTCGTGTCAtatggtggagggagtgtcatggtgtggggaggtATCTGTGCACAGGAAAGGATGCCATTGGTCATCGTTCACAGAAACTTGACAGCTCAACGTTACAGGGATGACATTCTTCGTCCAACTGCAATACCATTTCTCCAACGGCAGCCACGTGTTGTCatttttcagcaagacaacgccagaCCTCATACAGCCAGAATCGTACAGAACTTCCTTAGAGCCAACAACGTACACGTATTGCCGTGGCCTGCACGCTCCCCAGACATGTCCCCCATAGAACACCTCTGGGATGTTTTGTATCGCCGTGTTCGACAACGACCACACCCTCCGGCCAACCAACAGGAACTGATCCAGGCCCTTCAAGAAGAATGGCAACGTGTCCCACGTGACCTCATCAGACGACAGATTTTGTCTATGCGTCGGAGAATGACTTGAGTGATTGTCTGTATGCTTTGCATGTCGTCCATGAAGTTGAAAGCTCGATTTGTGTACACCACCTCGCTTTGggaaaatgtgacgtcattatcagatgctgaatgacactcatttttagttatgttaatgttgacatattgatctagtcaatatattttacctcatgcgactatcttttgttgtttttacaccagagtgatttaaaactatggtaaagtttcttatgtacactgtatatctgtgtatatgtgtgtgtatatatatatatatatatatatatatatatatatatatatatatatatatatatatatatatatatatatatccataacTATGCTATAGTGGAATTCTCCtggaatatatattatatttgtatggtgttttgatcaaatatattatgtataattacataattgtatatacacacactaattATTACCATCTAATACTGATGGCATTTTAACTGTTGtcgcaatagccgatgtatttttcgtgctggggtgtcgttaaacattcattcattcatttaactgttgtttttattaaaggtcCAGTcttattgaacattattaatacatttttagacAAAATATCCCTGTCTAGATATTTTTACTGGTTACCTATTGTCGT includes the following:
- the LOC121389579 gene encoding uncharacterized protein LOC121389579 translates to MALVDADYKFMWVDVGCNERISDGGVFEGCSLQQALDRRSSMFPDPAPCPGDERPLSYYIIADDAFPLQENLMKPYLHKDMIHEHRIFNYRLSRARRVVENAFGIMANRFRVYFTKIALEPSKVTKIVLATYTLHNLLREEIGITTGVADVEDFNTHKVSDGSWRNDPVLA